A single Streptomyces sp. 2114.4 DNA region contains:
- a CDS encoding ATP-binding SpoIIE family protein phosphatase, with product MRTTTSSPRDDGVTATRMARAGGSRGGPAAGPAEGAAARSRWASLPGDPQAAAAARRFVRAAFADWADQGLAGAESLTGRLADEAVLLVSELVTNAVVHAGTTVELRCRLEPEREPGAESSGSRSGEPHEGRSGESRGSRSGQPYPAPLAYAPGAGLDGTPGTGLVIEVSDHHPAQPVRAHEDSAASENGGHGLQLISAVAESWGITYRRAMKTVWFRLPVGARDGAGPEPELAFDGQLLRHGLRAAELLAPAPRRSARPDHDAGWVDNGALSFLAEASDLLSGQLDADQVASLAAQLIVPRLAEWCAVWLYDGDSGAPGRGIAADGEEQRLARVWHASESRIDALRTALEKQPPELPDGAAPSGAPGAVPWPWPYEPGGYGPGGAALACPLVAGGRRLGTLLLGRSGLLRFPDEVVGLIEDLGRRVARAVATARAYSRQERISQVLQRRLLPRGRAQVPGVESAVVYEPREGAWAGGDFWDLFDAGDGRWCFALGDVCGSGPEAAAVTGLARPVLRLLARDGFGVAAVLDRLNKTMAREAADSVAAVAAAVAAAGAGAEAPVEIREEGEQARFLSLLYGEIVPYPGGSGGARCTLASAGHPLPLVLGTDGRVRVVAAPQMLLGVVEDAAYVSESFDLCPGETLLCVTDGVTERRSGRRLFDDEDGLALTLAAGAGLGATALADHIRNTVHAFGPVPPDDDLALLVLQAAGPGEP from the coding sequence ATGCGGACGACAACTTCGTCGCCACGGGACGACGGTGTCACGGCGACGCGCATGGCGAGGGCGGGCGGGTCCCGTGGCGGACCCGCGGCCGGGCCTGCCGAGGGGGCCGCGGCCCGTTCCCGGTGGGCCAGTCTGCCCGGTGATCCGCAGGCCGCTGCCGCCGCCCGCCGCTTCGTCCGGGCCGCCTTCGCCGACTGGGCCGACCAGGGGCTGGCCGGCGCGGAGAGCCTGACCGGCCGGCTCGCGGACGAAGCGGTGCTGCTGGTCAGCGAGTTGGTGACGAACGCGGTGGTGCACGCGGGCACCACCGTCGAGCTGCGCTGCCGCCTGGAGCCGGAGCGGGAGCCGGGCGCGGAATCCTCGGGGAGCCGGAGCGGGGAGCCCCATGAGGGCCGGAGCGGGGAGTCCCGCGGGAGCCGGAGCGGGCAGCCGTACCCGGCGCCGCTCGCGTACGCCCCCGGCGCGGGCCTCGACGGCACACCCGGCACCGGCCTCGTCATCGAGGTCTCCGACCACCACCCCGCCCAGCCGGTCCGCGCCCACGAGGACAGCGCCGCCTCCGAGAACGGCGGCCACGGCCTCCAGCTGATCAGCGCCGTCGCCGAATCCTGGGGCATCACCTACCGCCGGGCCATGAAGACCGTCTGGTTCCGGCTGCCCGTCGGCGCCCGCGACGGCGCCGGGCCCGAGCCGGAGCTCGCCTTCGACGGCCAGCTGCTGCGGCACGGGCTGCGGGCCGCCGAGCTCCTGGCCCCGGCGCCGCGCCGCTCCGCCCGGCCCGACCACGACGCCGGCTGGGTCGACAACGGCGCTCTCTCCTTCCTCGCCGAGGCCTCCGACCTGCTCTCCGGCCAGCTCGACGCCGATCAGGTCGCCTCGCTCGCCGCCCAGTTGATCGTGCCGCGGCTCGCCGAATGGTGCGCGGTGTGGCTCTACGACGGCGACAGCGGCGCCCCCGGCCGGGGCATCGCCGCCGACGGCGAGGAACAGCGGCTCGCCCGCGTCTGGCACGCCTCCGAGAGCCGGATCGACGCGCTGCGCACGGCGCTGGAGAAGCAGCCGCCGGAGCTGCCGGACGGCGCCGCGCCCAGCGGTGCGCCCGGCGCGGTCCCCTGGCCCTGGCCGTACGAACCGGGCGGCTACGGGCCGGGCGGCGCCGCGCTCGCCTGCCCCCTGGTCGCGGGAGGCCGCCGCCTCGGCACCCTGCTGCTCGGCCGGAGCGGGCTGCTGCGCTTCCCCGACGAGGTGGTCGGGCTGATCGAGGACCTGGGCCGCCGGGTCGCCCGCGCCGTCGCCACCGCCCGCGCCTACAGCCGCCAGGAGCGCATCAGCCAGGTCCTGCAGCGCCGGCTGCTGCCGCGCGGGCGGGCGCAGGTGCCCGGCGTGGAGTCGGCGGTGGTCTACGAACCGCGCGAGGGTGCCTGGGCGGGCGGTGACTTCTGGGACCTCTTCGACGCCGGGGACGGCCGCTGGTGCTTCGCCCTCGGCGACGTCTGCGGCAGCGGCCCCGAGGCGGCCGCGGTGACCGGGCTGGCCCGCCCGGTGCTGCGGCTGCTGGCCCGGGACGGCTTCGGGGTGGCCGCGGTGCTCGACCGGCTCAACAAGACCATGGCGCGGGAGGCCGCCGACTCGGTCGCGGCGGTCGCGGCGGCGGTGGCGGCGGCCGGTGCCGGTGCGGAGGCCCCGGTCGAGATCCGCGAGGAGGGCGAACAGGCCCGCTTCCTGTCCCTGCTCTACGGCGAGATCGTCCCGTACCCCGGCGGCTCCGGCGGCGCCCGCTGCACCCTCGCCAGCGCCGGCCACCCGCTGCCGCTGGTGCTGGGCACGGACGGCCGGGTCCGGGTCGTCGCGGCGCCGCAGATGCTGCTGGGAGTGGTGGAGGACGCCGCGTACGTCAGCGAATCGTTCGACCTCTGCCCGGGTGAAACGCTTCTGTGCGTCACCGATGGGGTGACCGAGCGGCGCTCGGGAAGGCGGCTCTTCGACGACGAGGACGGTCTGGCCCTCACCCTCGCCGCGGGCGCCGGCCTGGGCGCCACCGCCCTCGCCGACCACATCCGCAACACCGTCCACGCCTTCGGCCCGGTCCCGCCCGACGACGACCTGGCCCTGCTGGTCCTCCAGGCGGCCGGGCCGGGGGAGCCATAG